A portion of the Parasedimentitalea marina genome contains these proteins:
- a CDS encoding ribokinase → MAIWNLGSINADMVYALPHLPAPGETLAALDLQQFLGGKGANMSVAAARAGSHVCHIGAVGADGAWAVDRLLEYGVDTRHIAEINTPTGHAIIAVDRQAENQIILFPGANRAVSSEQLGQALTQADSGDILVLQNETNMQPEAAKMGRDLGLRVCYAAAPFDAAAVQAVLPFLDVLFLNEVEAQQLQQATGKTPMELGISDVIITLGAKGARHFNAETGETVDIPAHAVTAVDTTGAGDTFTGYVLSGLDRSLPMPQAMALAARAAALMVTRPGTADVIPDLKEVQEASF, encoded by the coding sequence ATGGCAATCTGGAACCTTGGATCAATCAACGCGGATATGGTCTATGCCTTGCCGCATTTACCAGCGCCAGGGGAAACTCTGGCAGCACTGGACCTGCAGCAGTTTTTGGGCGGCAAGGGGGCCAATATGTCGGTCGCCGCCGCCCGTGCCGGATCTCACGTGTGCCACATCGGCGCTGTTGGGGCGGACGGCGCTTGGGCGGTGGACCGACTGCTGGAATACGGTGTAGACACCCGTCATATCGCCGAGATCAATACCCCTACCGGTCATGCCATCATTGCAGTGGATAGACAGGCGGAAAATCAGATTATCCTGTTTCCCGGAGCCAACCGGGCCGTGTCGTCCGAACAACTCGGGCAGGCCCTGACGCAGGCTGACTCTGGCGATATTCTGGTGCTTCAAAACGAAACCAATATGCAGCCCGAAGCTGCAAAAATGGGCCGCGATCTGGGATTGCGGGTCTGCTATGCCGCAGCACCTTTTGATGCGGCGGCTGTGCAGGCAGTCCTGCCGTTTCTGGATGTTCTGTTCCTGAACGAGGTCGAGGCGCAGCAGTTGCAGCAGGCCACTGGAAAAACGCCTATGGAGTTAGGCATTTCAGATGTGATCATCACACTAGGGGCAAAAGGTGCGCGCCACTTCAATGCTGAAACAGGCGAAACGGTGGATATTCCAGCACATGCCGTAACAGCCGTCGACACAACGGGTGCTGGTGATACATTCACAGGCTATGTTCTCTCAGGCCTTGATCGGAGCTTACCAATGCCCCAGGCCATGGCCCTTGCCGCCCGCGCTGCTGCACTGATGGTGACACGGCCCGGTACGGCCGATGTGATTCCAGACCTGAAAGAGGTCCAAGAGGCCAGCTTTTAA
- a CDS encoding NADP-dependent malic enzyme, whose protein sequence is MPKAKITDEEALAFHLEPTPGKFEISATVPMTTQRDLSLAYSPGVAVPCLEIAENPALAYDYTNKGNLVAVISNGTAVLGLGNLGALGSKPVMEGKAVLFKRFADVNSIDIELDTEDPEAFINAVKLMEPTFGGINLEDIKAPECFIIEQRLKEEMDIPVFHDDQHGTAVICAAGLINALHISGKKIEDVRIVLNGAGAAGIACIELLKSMGARHDNCIICDTKGVIYQGRAAGMNQWKSAHAVPTDLRTLEEAMDGADVFLGVSAKGAVTQDMVISMAPNPVIFAMANPDPEITPEEAHEVREDAIVATGRSDYPNQVNNVLGFPYLFRGALDIHARAINDEMKIACAHALAALAREDVPDEVALAYGKSLSFGRDYIIPTPFDPRLIHRIPVAVAKAGMDTGAARRPIIDMEAYELNLKGRMDPTASILRGLNARARTAQSQMIFAEGDDPRVLRAAVTYQRSGFGKSLVVGRADDVKQKLEEAGLADAVNELEVVNAANTPHLDTYKNFLYSRLQRKGFDLKDVHRLAARDRHVFSALMLAHGHGDGLVTGATRKSAHVLDQVNHVFDADAAQGAAGVTALLHKGRIVLIGDTLVHEWPDENDLANIAERAAVVASHMGLDPRVAFVSFSTFGYPVSERAEKMHLAPSVLDKRGVNFEYEGEMTVDVALNASAQEAYPFSRLTGPANILIVPARHSASISVKLMQEMGGATVVGPILSGVDKPIQICSTTSTANDILNMAVLAACDIG, encoded by the coding sequence ATGCCCAAAGCAAAGATTACCGACGAAGAGGCCCTGGCCTTTCACCTGGAACCAACCCCCGGCAAGTTCGAAATTTCGGCGACGGTGCCGATGACCACGCAGCGCGACCTATCATTGGCCTACTCACCCGGCGTAGCCGTGCCATGTCTGGAAATCGCAGAAAATCCGGCGCTGGCTTATGATTACACCAACAAAGGCAATTTGGTTGCGGTGATTTCGAATGGGACGGCCGTACTGGGCCTGGGTAATTTGGGTGCACTGGGATCCAAACCGGTGATGGAAGGCAAGGCAGTCTTGTTCAAACGTTTTGCCGACGTGAATTCGATCGATATCGAACTGGATACCGAAGACCCCGAGGCGTTTATCAACGCGGTCAAATTGATGGAGCCAACCTTTGGCGGCATCAACCTTGAAGATATCAAGGCGCCCGAATGCTTCATCATCGAACAACGCTTGAAGGAAGAAATGGACATTCCGGTGTTCCATGACGACCAACACGGCACGGCGGTGATCTGCGCTGCCGGCCTTATCAATGCGCTGCATATTTCGGGCAAGAAAATTGAGGACGTGAGAATTGTTCTCAACGGGGCAGGGGCAGCTGGTATTGCCTGTATTGAATTGCTCAAATCCATGGGCGCCCGGCACGACAATTGTATCATTTGTGACACCAAGGGCGTGATCTATCAGGGCCGTGCTGCGGGTATGAATCAGTGGAAATCTGCGCATGCTGTTCCCACCGATCTGCGAACACTGGAAGAGGCCATGGATGGCGCTGATGTGTTCCTGGGGGTGTCTGCCAAAGGCGCGGTGACCCAGGACATGGTGATCTCGATGGCGCCTAACCCGGTGATCTTTGCGATGGCAAACCCAGATCCGGAAATCACACCCGAAGAGGCGCATGAGGTCCGCGAGGATGCCATCGTTGCCACCGGCCGGTCGGATTACCCCAACCAAGTCAACAACGTATTGGGTTTCCCTTACCTGTTTCGTGGAGCCTTGGATATTCATGCCCGCGCTATCAATGACGAGATGAAGATCGCTTGCGCCCATGCTTTGGCGGCATTGGCACGCGAAGACGTACCAGACGAAGTGGCACTTGCTTATGGTAAGAGCCTTAGTTTTGGTCGCGACTATATCATCCCGACCCCATTTGACCCACGCTTGATCCACCGAATCCCGGTTGCAGTGGCCAAGGCTGGTATGGATACTGGTGCCGCCCGCCGTCCGATTATCGACATGGAGGCCTATGAGCTTAACCTGAAGGGCCGAATGGACCCTACGGCCTCTATTCTGCGCGGATTGAATGCCCGTGCACGTACCGCCCAAAGTCAGATGATCTTTGCCGAAGGCGATGATCCACGTGTGCTGCGTGCTGCCGTCACCTATCAACGTTCGGGTTTCGGTAAATCCCTGGTGGTTGGCCGCGCAGACGACGTGAAGCAGAAACTGGAGGAGGCCGGCCTTGCTGATGCGGTGAACGAGTTAGAAGTCGTCAATGCCGCTAACACGCCACATCTCGATACCTACAAGAACTTTCTTTACTCGCGTCTGCAGCGCAAGGGTTTCGATCTCAAGGATGTGCACCGTCTGGCTGCACGCGACAGGCATGTGTTTTCGGCGCTGATGCTGGCGCATGGTCATGGGGATGGACTGGTGACCGGGGCGACCCGAAAATCAGCTCATGTTCTGGACCAGGTCAACCACGTCTTTGATGCGGATGCCGCGCAGGGTGCGGCTGGCGTGACTGCCCTGTTACACAAGGGTCGGATCGTGTTGATTGGCGACACTTTGGTGCATGAGTGGCCGGATGAAAACGACCTAGCCAATATTGCCGAGCGCGCCGCCGTTGTCGCCAGCCACATGGGCTTGGACCCACGCGTGGCCTTTGTCAGCTTTTCCACTTTTGGTTATCCAGTCTCGGAACGTGCTGAAAAAATGCACCTGGCCCCGTCCGTGCTCGATAAGCGCGGTGTCAATTTTGAATACGAAGGCGAAATGACCGTCGACGTTGCCCTGAACGCCAGCGCACAAGAGGCATATCCCTTCTCGCGGCTTACCGGTCCGGCCAACATCTTGATCGTGCCCGCCCGCCATTCTGCTTCGATCTCGGTCAAATTGATGCAGGAAATGGGCGGCGCTACAGTGGTTGGCCCTATCCTTAGCGGCGTGGACAAACCAATCCAGATCTGCTCGACCACGTCCACTGCCAATGATATCCTCAACATGGCAGTGCTGGCTGCCTGTGATATCGGATAG
- the mutS gene encoding DNA mismatch repair protein MutS: protein MMAQYLDIKAQYPDALLFYRMGDFYEMFFEDAVNAAEALDIALTKRGKHNGDDIPMCGVPFHAAEGYLLTLIRKGFRVAVGEQLETPAEAKKRGGKSVVNRDVVRLVTPGTLTEDSLLEARRHNFLVSYAEMRDQAALAWADISTGAFHVMPVARVRLSPELARLGPSELIVADGPAYDHIRPLADEYKIPVTPLGKASFDSTAAEKRICALFKVGALDGFGTFSRAEVSAMGALIDYLEITQKGKLPLLQVPEQEAEDRVMQIDAATRRNLELTRSLSGGRAGSLLSVIDRTVTPGGGRLLEQRLSSPSRNLDVIHDRLAALDFAVNQSQLSEQLRDALRQSPDLDRALSRLALDRGGPRDLAAIRNGLTQAETIAALCQDLDLPNLIAGAIDNLQGFDDLLAMLDASLVAEPPLLARDGGFIAAGYNDELDQARTLRDEGRSVIAAMQNQYAEHTGISSLKIKHNNVLGYFIETTATHADKMLSAPLSESYIHRQTTANQVRFTTVELSEIETKILNAGNQALEIEKRLYSEVSGCILDLSARLNSAARGLAELDLLTGLADLAKGENWNRPKVDASRAFEISGGRHPVVEQALRQQVGEVFIANDCDLTAADGAAIWLLTGPNMAGKSTFLRQNALIALLAQIGSYVPADTAHIGVVSQLFSRVGASDDLARGRSTFMVEMVETAAILNQADDRALVILDEIGRGTATYDGLSIAWATLEHLHETNRSRALFATHYHELTQLAATLAGVDNATVTVKEWEGEVIFLHEVRKGAADRSYGVQVAQLAGLPATVVARARDVLDMLEESSRDGAGSKIKIDDLPLFAAAPPPQPAVPKGPSPLEEMLDSVHPDDLSPREALEMLYQLKNANQ from the coding sequence ATGATGGCACAATATCTTGACATCAAGGCGCAGTACCCAGACGCGCTGCTGTTCTACCGGATGGGCGATTTCTACGAGATGTTCTTTGAGGATGCCGTGAATGCGGCCGAGGCATTGGATATCGCACTGACCAAACGCGGCAAGCACAATGGCGATGATATTCCGATGTGCGGAGTGCCATTTCATGCCGCCGAGGGGTATTTGCTGACACTGATCCGTAAAGGGTTCCGTGTGGCCGTGGGCGAACAGTTGGAAACTCCTGCGGAAGCCAAGAAGCGTGGCGGCAAGTCTGTGGTCAACCGCGATGTGGTGCGTTTGGTTACACCCGGCACGCTGACCGAGGATTCCCTGCTCGAGGCACGTCGGCACAATTTTCTCGTTTCCTATGCCGAAATGCGCGACCAGGCGGCATTGGCCTGGGCAGATATTTCCACTGGTGCGTTTCACGTGATGCCCGTGGCGCGGGTGCGTCTGTCACCCGAACTGGCCCGGCTGGGCCCTTCTGAATTGATCGTCGCTGATGGCCCGGCCTATGATCATATCCGGCCTTTGGCTGATGAGTACAAAATTCCAGTGACACCTTTGGGCAAGGCCAGTTTTGACAGTACGGCCGCCGAAAAGCGCATTTGCGCGCTGTTCAAGGTCGGTGCCCTGGATGGATTCGGTACATTTTCCCGCGCCGAGGTTTCGGCGATGGGTGCGTTGATCGATTATCTGGAAATCACTCAAAAAGGCAAACTGCCGCTACTGCAGGTGCCCGAACAAGAGGCCGAAGACCGGGTCATGCAGATCGACGCTGCAACCCGGCGCAATTTGGAACTGACACGATCCTTGTCCGGTGGTCGCGCTGGCTCGTTGTTATCCGTAATTGATCGAACTGTCACACCGGGTGGTGGTCGTTTGCTTGAACAACGTCTGTCCAGCCCATCGCGCAATCTTGACGTGATTCATGACCGGTTGGCCGCATTGGATTTTGCCGTCAACCAGAGCCAACTGTCCGAGCAGTTGCGCGATGCTCTTAGGCAAAGCCCGGATCTGGATCGTGCGCTGTCAAGACTGGCGCTGGACCGCGGAGGACCGCGCGATTTGGCCGCAATCCGCAACGGACTGACCCAGGCCGAAACCATCGCCGCCTTATGCCAAGACTTGGACCTGCCCAACTTGATCGCAGGCGCCATCGACAATCTACAGGGCTTTGACGATCTGCTGGCTATGTTGGACGCCTCACTGGTTGCCGAACCCCCGTTGCTGGCCCGCGATGGTGGGTTTATCGCGGCCGGCTACAACGACGAATTGGATCAGGCCAGGACCCTGCGAGACGAGGGCCGGTCGGTTATTGCTGCGATGCAAAATCAATACGCAGAGCACACCGGCATCAGCTCACTGAAGATCAAGCACAACAACGTACTTGGGTATTTCATCGAGACGACGGCCACACATGCGGATAAAATGTTGTCTGCGCCATTATCTGAAAGCTATATCCACCGCCAAACCACCGCCAATCAAGTCCGGTTCACCACGGTTGAGCTAAGCGAGATCGAAACCAAAATCCTGAATGCCGGTAATCAGGCCCTAGAGATCGAAAAGCGGCTCTATTCCGAAGTTTCCGGCTGTATTTTGGACCTTTCCGCCCGCTTGAACAGTGCGGCACGTGGATTGGCCGAACTGGATCTATTGACCGGCCTTGCGGATCTGGCAAAAGGTGAAAACTGGAACCGCCCGAAGGTCGACGCCAGCCGGGCATTTGAAATTTCAGGTGGTCGGCATCCAGTTGTGGAACAGGCGTTGCGCCAGCAGGTTGGTGAAGTTTTCATAGCCAACGATTGCGACTTAACCGCTGCTGACGGGGCCGCAATCTGGTTGCTTACCGGCCCCAACATGGCCGGTAAATCTACTTTTTTGCGGCAGAACGCGCTGATTGCTTTGTTGGCGCAAATCGGCAGTTACGTGCCGGCTGATACCGCGCATATCGGTGTGGTCAGTCAACTGTTCAGTCGCGTTGGGGCATCGGATGATCTGGCGCGTGGACGGTCTACATTTATGGTGGAAATGGTTGAAACCGCCGCCATTCTGAACCAGGCCGACGATCGCGCATTGGTAATTTTGGATGAAATTGGCCGTGGAACGGCCACATACGATGGCCTGTCCATCGCCTGGGCCACATTGGAACATCTGCACGAGACCAACAGATCCCGCGCCCTGTTCGCCACCCACTATCACGAGCTGACCCAACTGGCCGCCACACTGGCTGGCGTCGACAACGCCACCGTCACGGTAAAAGAATGGGAAGGCGAAGTCATCTTTCTGCATGAAGTTCGCAAGGGCGCGGCAGATCGTTCCTATGGTGTACAAGTGGCCCAACTTGCCGGCCTGCCTGCTACGGTTGTCGCCCGCGCCCGCGATGTTTTGGACATGTTGGAGGAATCCAGTCGAGACGGAGCCGGATCAAAAATTAAAATCGATGATCTGCCACTTTTTGCCGCCGCACCACCACCTCAGCCAGCAGTTCCCAAGGGTCCCTCACCGCTTGAAGAGATGCTTGACAGCGTTCACCCTGACGACCTGTCTCCACGTGAAGCACTAGAGATGCTCTACCAGTTGAAAAACGCTAATCAATAA
- a CDS encoding nucleotide exchange factor GrpE — MAEPKNEDFLDDIDAAEAEELADEFAEIDDEAIELDELRAERDQLKDRFMRALADAENSRKRGDRARRDAEQYGGSKLARDMLPVYDNMKRALDTVTEEQKAGSAGLIEGIELTMRALLGVFSKHGVQNIAPQVGDRFDPQMHEAMFEAPVPGTRAGDIIQVAAEGFMLHDRLLRPAQVGVSSTPAS, encoded by the coding sequence ATGGCAGAGCCAAAGAACGAAGATTTTCTGGACGACATTGACGCCGCTGAAGCGGAAGAACTGGCGGACGAATTTGCTGAAATTGATGATGAAGCGATTGAGCTCGACGAGCTGCGGGCTGAACGTGATCAGTTGAAAGACCGCTTTATGCGGGCGCTGGCGGATGCCGAAAATTCGCGCAAGCGCGGTGATCGGGCGCGTCGCGATGCCGAGCAATATGGTGGCTCTAAACTGGCTCGTGATATGCTGCCGGTTTACGACAACATGAAGCGCGCGCTTGATACGGTGACTGAAGAACAAAAAGCAGGTTCGGCGGGTCTGATCGAAGGCATCGAATTGACCATGCGGGCGCTGTTAGGCGTGTTCAGCAAGCACGGCGTTCAAAACATTGCCCCGCAAGTTGGTGATCGGTTTGATCCGCAAATGCATGAAGCAATGTTCGAAGCACCGGTACCAGGTACCCGTGCAGGTGACATTATTCAGGTCGCAGCCGAGGGCTTTATGTTGCACGACCGTCTGCTGCGTCCGGCGCAGGTTGGCGTATCTTCGACACCGGCCAGCTAA
- the hrcA gene encoding heat-inducible transcriptional repressor HrcA gives MNDANDILKDMNDRSREVFRAVVENYMDRGEPVGSRTLTRSLSEKVSAATIRNVMQDLEHLGLLDSPHISAGRVPTQLGLRMFVDGFLEVEDLKAQDRLKIDATLGGNSADVGGMLDRVGSALSGVTQGASLVLTPKHEAEIRHIEFVSLAPDRALVVLVFSDGQVENRVFTPPAGQTPSSMREAANFLNALIEGKTLSQLRGTIQTEISSRRQEIDLLAQDMIESGLALWQDEGEDSARLIVRGRANLLESGEQDEGLDRIRSLFDDLERKRDIAEFLQLTEDGDGVRIFIGSENKLFSLSGSSLVVSPYMNSDRKIIGAVGVIGPTRLNYGRIVPIVDYTAQLVGKLISDRS, from the coding sequence ATGAACGACGCCAATGACATCCTGAAGGACATGAATGACCGCTCTCGTGAGGTATTCCGGGCGGTGGTTGAGAATTACATGGACCGCGGTGAACCTGTCGGAAGCCGCACCCTAACCCGGAGCCTAAGTGAAAAGGTCAGCGCGGCGACAATCCGGAACGTCATGCAGGATCTCGAGCATCTGGGATTGCTGGACAGCCCGCATATCAGCGCCGGTCGGGTGCCGACGCAGTTGGGGCTGCGTATGTTTGTTGATGGATTTCTTGAGGTTGAGGATCTAAAGGCCCAGGACCGGCTAAAAATTGACGCGACATTGGGTGGAAACTCTGCTGACGTTGGTGGCATGTTGGATCGGGTTGGATCGGCCCTGTCCGGCGTGACACAGGGTGCATCACTGGTTTTGACCCCTAAACACGAGGCCGAGATTCGCCACATCGAATTTGTGTCTCTTGCACCAGACCGGGCCTTGGTGGTTCTGGTCTTCTCGGACGGGCAGGTTGAAAATCGCGTGTTTACGCCACCGGCTGGACAGACACCCAGTTCGATGCGCGAGGCGGCAAATTTCCTGAATGCTCTGATTGAAGGCAAGACGCTGTCGCAGTTACGCGGAACGATTCAGACTGAAATTTCCAGTCGGCGACAGGAAATCGATCTGTTGGCACAAGACATGATCGAAAGCGGCTTGGCGCTTTGGCAGGACGAAGGCGAAGATTCGGCGCGATTGATTGTACGCGGGCGCGCGAATCTTTTGGAAAGCGGGGAACAGGACGAGGGGCTGGACCGCATTCGAAGCCTGTTTGATGACCTTGAACGTAAGCGTGATATAGCCGAATTTCTGCAACTGACCGAAGACGGCGACGGTGTGCGCATTTTTATTGGTTCAGAGAACAAACTTTTCTCACTTTCGGGTTCCTCTTTGGTGGTGTCTCCCTATATGAACTCGGATCGAAAGATCATTGGCGCGGTTGGGGTGATTGGCCCCACCCGGCTGAACTACGGACGGATTGTGCCGATTGTGGATTACACGGCACAACTGGTTGGAAAGCTGATTTCTGACCGGAGTTAG
- the rph gene encoding ribonuclease PH: MRPSGRELDQMRAVSIETGFTKHAEGSCLIKMGETHVLCSASIEPRVPSFIKGSGLGWVTAEYGMLPRATNTRMRREAAAGKQGGRTVEIQRLIGRALRAGVDRVALGERQITVDCDVLQADGGTRCASITGGWVALRLAVNKLMKAGDVKMDPLVDPVAAISCGIYAGQTVLDLDYPEDSEAGVDGNFIMTGSGKLIEVQMSAEGSVFSREQMNQLMDLAEKGTSELAAMQKAACA, encoded by the coding sequence ATGCGACCTTCCGGACGAGAATTAGACCAAATGCGCGCCGTCTCCATCGAGACTGGTTTCACCAAACACGCTGAGGGCTCGTGTCTGATTAAAATGGGCGAAACCCATGTTCTTTGCTCTGCCTCAATCGAACCGCGGGTGCCCTCGTTCATCAAGGGGTCGGGTCTGGGTTGGGTAACGGCTGAATATGGCATGCTGCCCCGTGCGACCAACACCCGGATGCGCCGCGAGGCTGCCGCCGGCAAGCAAGGTGGCCGAACAGTTGAAATTCAACGCCTGATCGGTCGCGCATTGCGGGCCGGCGTTGATCGGGTTGCTTTGGGCGAACGGCAAATCACCGTTGACTGCGACGTACTACAGGCGGACGGCGGCACTCGTTGTGCATCCATCACCGGTGGTTGGGTCGCACTGCGTCTAGCTGTCAACAAGCTGATGAAAGCCGGCGACGTAAAGATGGACCCATTGGTTGATCCTGTTGCTGCAATCTCATGTGGTATCTATGCCGGCCAGACCGTGCTGGATCTGGATTACCCGGAAGATTCAGAAGCCGGAGTTGATGGCAACTTTATCATGACCGGATCGGGTAAGCTGATCGAAGTCCAGATGTCCGCCGAAGGGTCTGTTTTCTCACGCGAGCAAATGAACCAACTGATGGACCTAGCTGAAAAAGGCACATCGGAACTGGCCGCAATGCAAAAGGCAGCCTGCGCATGA
- the rdgB gene encoding RdgB/HAM1 family non-canonical purine NTP pyrophosphatase — protein MTRVFAGERLVLATHNKGKLEEMKHLLGPYGVTVVSAGELDLPEPEETEDTFVGNARIKAHAAARATGLPALSDDSGITIDALNGAPGVYTADWAETENGRDFMKAMTRSHDELEAVNAAYPRTAQFRCTLVLAWPDGHDEVFEGVMPGELVWPIRGENGFGYDPMFQPSGLDVTCAQMLPAEKHKISHRGQAVAKFVQACFGG, from the coding sequence ATGACCCGTGTCTTCGCCGGCGAAAGGCTAGTGCTCGCCACTCATAACAAGGGCAAACTGGAGGAGATGAAACATCTCCTCGGCCCTTATGGTGTCACTGTGGTTAGCGCTGGCGAATTGGATTTACCTGAACCAGAAGAAACCGAAGACACATTTGTCGGCAACGCCCGCATCAAGGCCCACGCTGCCGCGCGGGCCACTGGCCTGCCGGCTTTGTCGGATGACTCGGGCATTACCATCGATGCCCTAAACGGTGCTCCAGGCGTCTATACCGCCGATTGGGCCGAAACAGAGAATGGCCGTGATTTCATGAAGGCCATGACTCGATCCCATGACGAGTTAGAGGCGGTCAACGCCGCCTACCCTCGTACGGCACAGTTTCGCTGTACCTTGGTGCTTGCCTGGCCCGATGGTCACGACGAGGTCTTTGAGGGTGTCATGCCGGGTGAGTTGGTATGGCCAATCCGTGGCGAAAACGGTTTTGGCTATGATCCCATGTTCCAGCCGAGTGGACTGGACGTAACCTGTGCTCAGATGCTCCCAGCCGAAAAACACAAGATCAGCCATCGCGGGCAAGCTGTCGCAAAATTCGTGCAGGCTTGTTTCGGTGGATGA
- the hemW gene encoding radical SAM family heme chaperone HemW, whose amino-acid sequence MDDWRNGGFGLYVHWPFCQAKCPYCDFNSHVTANVDQKLWVKAYISELKRYAQLVPDRVLNAIFFGGGTPSLMQPDTVAAVIEAAREIWPFANDIEITLEANPGSVEAGRFAGYRDGGVNRISMGIQALNDTDLRRLGRIHSVAEAQAAFDVARNCFDRVSFDLIYARQGQTLKDWQSELKQALSMAIDHLSLYQLTIEDGTAFGDRYARGKLRDLPTDDTAADMYQATQDICADHGMPAYEVSNHARPGSESRHNLIYWRYGDYVGIGPGAHGRLTRNGQRHATECIRAPGAWLQAVTKGSGDCVNTLLAPEEHSAEHLMMGMRLVEGIDTDRYAHLAGHPLPQDKVYDLLQMGMVRQTGTVLRATDQGRAVLNAVLRELLTD is encoded by the coding sequence GTGGATGATTGGCGCAATGGGGGCTTTGGCCTGTATGTGCATTGGCCATTTTGCCAGGCCAAATGCCCCTACTGCGACTTTAACAGCCACGTAACGGCCAATGTAGATCAAAAACTATGGGTTAAGGCCTATATCAGCGAATTGAAGCGGTATGCGCAGCTGGTTCCAGACCGCGTGCTAAATGCCATCTTCTTTGGTGGTGGCACCCCGTCCTTGATGCAGCCAGACACCGTCGCCGCCGTAATCGAAGCAGCCCGCGAAATCTGGCCATTTGCAAATGACATCGAAATCACCCTCGAGGCCAACCCCGGATCAGTCGAGGCCGGTCGCTTTGCCGGCTACCGCGACGGCGGCGTCAATCGCATTTCGATGGGCATCCAGGCCTTGAACGATACAGACCTGCGTCGGCTGGGTCGCATTCATTCTGTGGCTGAAGCCCAAGCCGCCTTTGATGTTGCCCGCAACTGTTTTGATCGTGTCAGCTTTGATTTGATCTATGCACGGCAGGGTCAGACACTAAAGGACTGGCAGTCAGAACTAAAACAGGCCCTATCGATGGCCATAGACCATCTATCCCTGTACCAACTGACGATCGAAGACGGCACTGCCTTTGGTGACCGCTATGCCCGAGGGAAACTGCGCGACCTACCCACTGATGACACGGCGGCAGACATGTATCAGGCAACACAGGACATTTGTGCTGATCACGGAATGCCGGCTTACGAAGTATCAAACCACGCCCGCCCCGGATCTGAATCCCGCCACAACCTAATCTACTGGCGCTACGGCGACTACGTCGGCATTGGGCCCGGCGCTCATGGACGCCTGACGCGGAACGGACAACGCCATGCCACCGAATGTATTCGAGCGCCCGGTGCATGGCTACAAGCTGTAACTAAGGGGTCAGGTGATTGCGTCAACACCCTGCTTGCCCCTGAAGAACATAGCGCAGAACATCTGATGATGGGGATGCGGCTGGTCGAGGGAATTGATACCGATCGATATGCCCATCTGGCCGGACATCCCCTGCCCCAAGACAAAGTGTACGATCTTTTGCAGATGGGTATGGTACGTCAGACCGGAACGGTACTGCGCGCAACGGACCAAGGTCGCGCTGTACTGAACGCAGTACTACGTGAACTATTAACGGACTAA
- a CDS encoding YbaN family protein, with protein sequence MRFLYASLGLICVALAVIGVVLPLLPTVPFLLLAAFFFANSSERLHSWILEHALFGPMINDWNTNRAIRPGAKKAATFSIAAVFLFSLILGAPGHILIIQAIVLSCVLIFIWTRPNG encoded by the coding sequence ATGCGATTTTTGTATGCCAGCCTGGGACTTATATGTGTTGCTCTGGCAGTCATCGGAGTTGTTCTGCCCCTGCTTCCGACGGTCCCATTTCTTCTACTCGCCGCATTCTTCTTTGCCAATTCATCCGAACGGCTACACAGCTGGATTCTGGAGCACGCGCTTTTTGGTCCCATGATCAACGACTGGAATACAAATCGCGCTATTCGCCCGGGTGCAAAAAAGGCGGCAACCTTTTCGATTGCCGCCGTATTCCTATTTTCTCTTATCCTTGGCGCACCTGGCCACATTCTGATCATTCAGGCCATAGTCCTAAGCTGCGTTCTGATTTTCATATGGACACGCCCTAACGGCTAA